The genomic interval taTATTCCATTAAATTTTTGTCTATTCTATCAGAAAATCTTTTTCATTGTCTTATTCCTTAGGATGTAAAACGGCGTCTAAACTCTTATTTACCAGTACACTCACTCTCGGTTGTAAATCTTATCTTGATGCCCAACAGAAAGCCTGCTATTGTCCGCCTGCTaagaataaatataagaaatatacACCTGGACATGGAGAACTTTAATATACTATTgaaatgatattatataattatgctcgatgatgtacatatataaacttttgTAATGCTCTCTCATGTTCAGAtctcatatataaatacatcatTAAGTGAAAAATAATCCTGTGACGTTTTACaagcaattaaatattatttttctactatccaaacataataatattatagttaaaTGTTAATTTTGCATGGtcaatacattatttaatatttattgtgaatGTTCCCTTTCAATTCAATattgttgtatatttttcatgaatttaatttgaaaatgaactgaatataaaattaattatttatgtatttattaaaaaaatgtatgtgataaaaattagatgtgtatgtatataatacaaggtgtagtaaaaaatatggtgaataaaggtctatttatattatccagcactgcacggaaaatacCACTTTTATTCATACAATGCAGCAGCGCACGTTTATACTTGTTTTGGCCAAGTGCAGGGCaaattgccatttttatacattacagAGAGCGACGATACGGCTCAacattgcttgcgtcgtattgtTGAATCAATATTGACACAATATGACGCTTCCgataatattcatatgcgcatgcgcactttcgtcagcacgggtgcactcgccactgtgacgtcacgtcatgcatgtatattttcaatggccaaagaaaatcggttttgcttgatacgtttcagtgacatgtactgctgcaTAATATGAACAGACCGTGTTGTTTGCTGCTGATACGTATACATTATGAAACATAAAtatgtccatataaaatgtactaaagaatatctttcgtactgctgtttatgtGCAGTTGCCGGTCAGTGCTGTGCTAGTATAAACGGACCTTAATAGCTAGTCATTCGAAATGGATAGCACTTTTTCTtgccgtatatatgtacacatttatttcAGCAgttctgattttattgaaagttGCCTTAATCTTTTGACTTTCATCAGGACTGCTTGGATTTTTACATTGTGTACATATCCGCtgtattttttacaaactttttattaacTTCATTTAATAATACTGCAGCTATAGAAACTAATGaacgaaattatttaaaagtgtAAGAATCAGTCAAGAACATACAAAACTATTTTGTTTTCCAGAcgtttatgttatttatttaaaaaaacaatgttCACTATGAATTATGTATGATTATGAAATAACTATTAAAAAGAAActcaatgaaattttataaataaatgtatttaattttaaataacgcTACAATCACCAGCAGAAGCGGCAATACcaattcattaaatatattgaaaaacttacacattaattttaatCATATATTACTAATTGGGTTGCTCTCCTTGCACACTCTCACTATTAGTTATGTTGAATCGTAcatgaaaaaatatcattataaatatatatatacgaatataaaatGCTCTGTGTGAACAAATATAATCGGAATGAcaaaatataatgaatatatatatgatcGCTAGAatcttaataaaaaattgaatttaaataatctcGTTACGCATAATAAACGGTATCTTTATGAGGCCCCACACAGAAAACACATTGAAGCGATGATAATTTAAGGAGTATTTCTACGTAAGAAGTTGTTTAATTTCTTGCTTTTCGGCCGCGTCCATATAAGACATTCCATCGGGTGTTACTCCAGTCTTTGACGCACCcttgaaaattaaattcaatatagtAAATAGCTCATTAACActgcaatatataaaaaaaaaaaatactagccAAACTTACATTTTTTAAGAGTATTTGTACACAGTCTGTATGCCCTTCCCAAATAGCAGCCAACAAAACTGAGATTCCATGCTTGTCTACGacctataataataaacaaataatatattatgtacggtttatatttaaatactaaaacCAATATTGTGTATGGTTGTTGCTATGGTATTACATTCGGATTGGCGCCTTTGTCGAGAAGATATGTTAAAACATCTTTTTGTCCATAATCAGCTGCATAGTGAAGGGGAACTCTGCCATCGATAGCTTCATTGACatttattttctataaaaaGATTATACAGattataacattattttatcaaaactgtggtttatattatattaataaatatttgatgatttatgtagatattattCAACATTTACATAATTAAGGCATCTTAAGTTTGACAATGAATAGTATTTCCaccggggacgcgacaattggtgcaagtccaaaaggttcaacgacaaaatgtacccaaaaattagtgcactgacaaaatgtcagtgcactaattttgcgacaaaatgtccacggaaataatgtatACGATagaaagtaaattattcatttgaaataaagaaaattttggagacggttgagaagccctgacatataaactaattcaatgcaatctgcagttcatacgcttaaaaagtattttttttttcgtataaatattggatacggctaagaatccctaacatttaaactaattcaatgacatcctaaaatgatattcaatgacaTTCGTttgaaatgtaattgttcaatttaaataagaatatgttggtgcggttgagaacacctgtaatttatactaatttaataacatccgcgatctatacgataaaaagttactttttccattaaaataggaaaatttaggatttttgaacattttgtcacttgaacattatttccgtggacattttgtcagtgcactaattttcgggtacattttgtcgttgaaccttttggacttgcaccaattgtcgtgtaaccattTCCACCATCGTATCCCAGATCTATACAGTAGTGGATGAGAAAACATACGTTTCTGTAAAGTTTGATCAATAATGgctaaattttgtaaaaatatgatatttcttTTACTcggtttgaaattttttttcagactgtttttatataaaaaaaagtacaataaagtttttatttattttgccttTTAGCATTATGTTATTATTGTATCATAAGTAATGAGTGAAATACAAACTTTGAAGAAATTATCTAATAAATATGTTATCAAAACCATGATAATGTACTGATTATCACCAAATAAAATCTATATCTTGAAAGAAATAGATTATAATAGCTTTATGTATACACTCTTGGTTCAAAACCAATATTCATAAGATTCTTAATGATTTAAGTAATGTAGAGTACACGTGACtcaaacaaattatttatttttctgtgaacatttcaaatatacatatttaacagaTAATGAAATAGCAACGAAACTAGTAGTTTCTAAacaaagaacaataaaaataacaaataaatatatgtataggaaaCATTGATCATAGAATTATCTGGAATgtaaatgtatctacatatattgtgtagtattatatgtaccaaCACCAATTGTGcagttttaaattatatgtcCAACACGCATTGTTTTATGAGTTAAAAAATTACCAATTAGAACAGTCGTAAGTGAATAAAATGAGTTAAAAAGTAGCGTCACTGAACGTTTTGGTTTGGTTTGTTTAACGAGATAGACTTAACAGATTTCTCTATTAGATATTTGCACAAGTTACATATGATTGTAATTGAGCGATTACCAGATAATAAGATGGTCAGATAAGTGTACGTTAAGACCAGGCGAGCAACGGCTCGCGGAAAGCGACGGTTGACACCTGTCAGTGAAATGTCACCCGCGAAAGCGCTGACATATGACATGTGTTAAGTGACTAGTCATCGCCTCATAGCGGTTTACAGTTTCATGATTTAGATCGATGGGTGATCGAGCAAAACGTGTATAAGAGGTTCGAGGAGCTCGACGGCCATGGCTCGCGCTAGTGAAGAGTGAATGTAAGGGGGAGAGAGCGGTCTCACCTGGACGTCCACGATGGATCGCACTTCGTCGATGTCTCCGTTCTTGATTCCCCACACGAGCTGACTCATAGTGGCTGCCGTTCGTTCGTTCTCGATTGTATGGTTCGCCACTCCCAGTTTCGACCGGTTGACCGGTTGTTCTATACGGCTTTTGCCCAATACTAATTCGCTACCGATGCTAAAATGCCCGGCTATTCGGCCACACCGGCCGCTAGTAGTCAGTCACTCGCCCACACAACACACCCGGAACGACAACTGTGCAACGTTTTACTTCATCTAGTTGCCACCTTTGCATTCtacgaaatttattttacattctataaatctaaatatactttttgcattttataaatgtaaaaacatccCACTGGTATAACTAAAAACTTGaggttcaaaaaataaaatcaacaatggTCTTTTCTcatctaaattttaaattgaaatgtaaaatttttgtcattgtacaaatatatataaaaacggacgcgatgtatgtgttTGTGATGGACGCGTggagacacagccaatcagagtcaagtggttgaagagacgcggggaagtggggggggggggggggtggatcgtttgcagtggcggctcgtctatatagGCTGCGAGGCTACAGCcatcccagtatagtacaaatgcatgctatttttgccgtccatatgggctgcagtgctgcagcctcccagtatagtacatatgcatgctatttttgtctgcatatgatcaccggtatggtcaacgagctattaCATctcgattaatctctgcagtccccccccccctttatgAATTTTCACGAGTCGCCACTGATCGTTTGAcatgtgcgacgtcaggccgagcgacgggagcgtacacactaCACAAATGCACACGTTCACGAAAACACACACGCATTCATTCaacatttcgaacgggtgagcttgtaatgcgcgcacttaaCTTTTTGCGATTATACGTGCGCGCGCACGCCTAtaaattatcttatattatatttatataatatatagcatataactttattttaattcgtgtggcaattcctttccgaaaccacccattgaaatcaccggcacaacactagttcacGAGAACGtgccaactctcagtaacagatCTGTAATTTCATGATAGATGGAATTTTCGGATACCAGATGTTTCGTGATATGTGGGAGATCGCTTTGTAAAGAATAATCCCCGATTCTCAAATGACGTCCCTGGATTTGAACTTACAACATATCTActggtaaaaaaaattacccTAGTGGTGTACTGCGGCTACGCATTAACTTTTGACTAAacccttttttatattttgatttttttttattaatgaatacatacatgaaaCCAGTAAAATGCATCCCCTGGGCGTAACGGGTTCGTTAAATATCGGTTCTCTCTTCAATTTGATATATGAGAAAAAGACAAAGAAACGCTGTGACTCAAATCTATATACAATAGATGTTAGTGAATCATTCTcgttagtaattcaatattcacatacatcatttagtaaataataaatcaaaaaggcATAACTCTTCAATGGACGACTTTAATGTTTCCTTTACTTTGTTCAAGTCTATTGTGTATTTTGGCAAGTAAAATTTTCGATGTGTATCAGAGAAAAATAAGAAGGGGCTAGTAAAAAGAAGAACTTCGATAACAATGAACTGTCACTATTGAGCGGCAGTTACGCATCAAAGGAGGTAAGCATGGCTGGTTCCTTGATTGTTATGGTGTGTTTTTAATGGAGTATAGCGCTTGCGATACGGTTCGTTTACCTGTGAATTATTACAAATTGCTGGATTAAATTTCCagctaaaaattcaaaattttacgaaaaatGACAAGAAGCGGGTAAGTGAGCTTGCCGAAACATTTTCGTGCTCTTTTAAACTTTATGTTTTTAAGGTTAGCTGTCACGTATTTTGAATGTCAATTTTGGAAAGAACGCTATTACATGAAACTATAGTAAGCGATTGTATGATgatgaaatacaataaattctCGCTATCCATGCAGGCTAGGTTCCTGATAAGTTGCGCGTATATCGAACCGCGAATAACTAGACTAGAGGGGCCATATAAAATAATAGGTTCGTTGGCTTCCACGACCGATTAACTTGtacaaaatgaatataaaaatatgaatacatacaaaattaacactggaataaatatgtaggttaatATAATACGATTCAAAATGGATACAACGTAAAATGTGCaaataaacaaatcaaaacaATCACCGTAAACGCCATATAACCAGTGATTActgtaattaatttatgattAGATTAAGATTTTagaaactatacatatatttgttatgtttatgtaatatttcagCCGCGAAAGGGAAAGTAGACGACGATCTCACAGTAAATCTGTGAGTCCTGATCGTAAGAGACGACGCTCTCGCAGTAGAGAGAGACCTTCAAAGTCATCAAAGCACAGACGTAGCCGAAGTAGAGAACGTGAGAGTAAAAGAGAGAAACGATCTCATAGTAGGGAGAGGAAATCGTATGTTTAGTTTCTGTTTAATGTTTTtgttatactattatattttacaattacttttatttttattaaaatttaagggATTTAAAAAGAGAGAGTGATAAAAGATCGAGCTCTTCGAGATTATCCAGACGAAAGTCCAAAGAATCAGATCGACCCAAAGAGAAAGAACGTTCACGTTCTAAAGAAAAACACGTCAAAGAAGATGATGCTGAATTTGATCCAGGAAATGTGGACaaggtatataatttttatttttaaattgaataaaaataatgatcttgttaaaacgaaaaaaaaaatattttaggaaGAGGAACAAAAGCAACTTGAAGCAGAGATGCAAAAACGCCGGGATAGAATTGAGAGATGGCGCGTTGAACGTAAAAGGCGGGAATTGGAAGCGACGAAACGTGAAGTACAAAAAGGCAGCCTGACGGCTAATATTCAAGTTCCGACTCTTAAAAAGTGGTCATTAGAAGATGATTCTGGAGATGAAGGTGAACTTTCtacattgatttttaataattataatattctaaCACTTCTCAAATCTAATTTTTTGACGATTTTAGGAGAAGAAGCAGTAAGTATTAGTACAGCCGAAGATACCAGTCAACCACAACATGTAACAAAAgaagaagaggaagaagaagaaattGATCCTTTAGATGCATTTATGTTGGAAGTGCAACAGGTATGTTTTTTAAtttgcataaatattttattgaatatccTTTTACTGGGTGACCGTAAGAAAggcgaaaatgttcgtttaccatgcatacatatgaaaaacgattagtatatatatcagtggcgtgcggtaaaactctctctccccccccgtcgtacatcctcacttaatttgctcgagcaggatacaacaggatcaagaggaacaggcttttcctcctgtatcctacgcacgcacattaaacaaggctgtatgacaaaaaaaaagagataatttcaccgcatgccactgatatatattatatatacatagtaccgtttaccatgcaccctttttttttttgatctttcgacttaagatctttcaattttcgatctttgccttccgatatttgtttttccgaccttttcactttcggtgccgtgaggtagactccCTTTTACTATATAATTACATGTTTATTTTAGGAAGTACGTAAAGTAAATAAACTGGATCAAGCTAGAGGTATCATTGATGGTACCAAGGGACAGCCGATAACCAATACTGGAGTTGTAATACTATCAGGATCTGCCAAACAAACccaagaaaagaaaaataaaggtTTTGTGCTTTCTTATAACTTAGAATCaacacaaatttaataaaacaatattaatgttttgatttttgtttaagGTGAATTAATTGAACAGAATCAGGATGGTCTTGAA from Arctopsyche grandis isolate Sample6627 chromosome 9, ASM5162203v2, whole genome shotgun sequence carries:
- the LOC143916435 gene encoding myotrophin — its product is MSQLVWGIKNGDIDEVRSIVDVQKINVNEAIDGRVPLHYAADYGQKDVLTYLLDKGANPNVVDKHGISVLLAAIWEGHTDCVQILLKNGASKTGVTPDGMSYMDAAEKQEIKQLLT